The following are from one region of the Salmo salar unplaced genomic scaffold, Ssal_v3.1, whole genome shotgun sequence genome:
- the LOC123733122 gene encoding alpha-N-acetylgalactosaminide alpha-2,6-sialyltransferase 5-like has protein sequence MHCHSCALVTSSGHLMGGGRGEEIDRAECVIRMNDAPTALGYGRDVGRRTSLRVIAHSSMQRVLRNRHELLNASQDTVFIFWGPSSYMRRDGKGLVYNNLRLMNQVLPKLKVYMISRQKMLQFDELFKKETGKDRRISNSWLSTGWFTMTIALELCDRINVYGMVAPDHCREPQPPSSPSPYHYYEPLGPEECAMYISHERDRSGSHHRFITEKRVFTSWARTFNIHFYQPDWEPPPLTTLTADHPANY, from the exons ATGCACTGCCATAGCTGTGCGTTGGTCACCAGCTCTGGTCACCTGATGGGTGGTGGTCGCGGCGAGGAGATCGACCGGGCAGAGTGTGTCATCCGTATGAACGACGCCCCCACGGCGCTGGGTTACGGGCGAGACGTCGGGCGCCGCACCTCGCTACGTGTCATCGCTCACTCCAGCATGCAGAGGGTCCTACGTAACCGCCACGAACTGCTCAACGCATCCCAG gACACAGTGTTTATCTTCTGGGGGCCCAGTAGTTACATGCGGCGGGATGGGAAAGGTCTGGTCTACAATAACCTGAGGTTGATGAACCAGGTGCTGCCCAAACTAAAAGTCTACATGATCTCCAGGCAGAAGATGCTGCAGTTTGACGAACTCTTCAAGAAGGAGACGGGCAAGGACAG gcGTATCTCTAACTCGTGGTTGAGTACTGGTTGGTTCACTATGACCATAGCTCTGGAGCTGTGTGACCGGATCAATGTCTATGGCATGGTGGCTCCAGACCACTGCAG AGAGCCCCAgcccccatcctccccctctccctaccaCTACTATGAGCCCCTCGGTCCAGAGGAGTGTGCCATGTACATCAGCCATGAGCGAGACCGCAGTGGCAGCCATCACCGCTTTATCACAGAGAAGAGGGTCTTCACCAGCTGGGCTCGGACCTTCAACATCCACTTCTACCAGCCTGACTGGGAGCCCCCGCCGCTGACTACGCTAACCGCTGACCATCCCGCTAACTACTGA